A region of Malaciobacter marinus DNA encodes the following proteins:
- the tig gene encoding trigger factor codes for MEFNAQKVDEANAVITATVSKDLIEKNLDKVAKQAAKTLDIQGFRKGKVPVAIVKQRYADKLEQDAESDVLRDILAKSLEDLNITNDDLVGEPAVTKFDKKDNGDIDVEIKVACKPEVDLGEYKALIPEVEDKEIDEKEIAERLDEMAKSSAPLEKIKRKRMVRDGDFAVIDFEGFVDGVAFEGGKAEKYPLQIGSNSFIPGFEEQIIGMKYEEEKEVTVTFPEEYQSNDLAGKEAVFKVTLHEIQEKVAAEIDDEFAKKMLPNEEDVTVDTLKEKIKEQLKNAEMAKYYREELKPLYLDKLVEELNFALPNSVIEQEINYALNNKVRSMSEEEIKALQEDASKVESMREELKEDAQKSVKATFIVDALAKAEGIDVSDQEVTQVIYYEAMQMGQNPQDVLKQYQEAGYLPAIKMSMIEDKVITKLLDEKLGK; via the coding sequence ATGGAATTTAACGCACAAAAAGTTGATGAAGCTAATGCAGTAATTACTGCAACGGTATCAAAAGACTTAATTGAAAAAAACTTAGACAAGGTAGCTAAGCAAGCTGCTAAAACACTTGATATTCAAGGTTTTAGAAAAGGTAAGGTTCCTGTTGCTATTGTTAAGCAAAGATATGCTGATAAGTTAGAGCAAGATGCAGAGAGTGATGTATTAAGAGATATTTTAGCAAAATCTTTAGAAGATTTAAATATTACAAATGATGACTTAGTTGGTGAGCCAGCAGTTACAAAATTTGATAAAAAAGATAATGGTGATATTGATGTAGAAATTAAAGTTGCTTGCAAACCAGAAGTTGACTTAGGTGAATATAAAGCATTAATTCCTGAGGTTGAAGATAAAGAAATTGATGAAAAAGAGATTGCTGAAAGATTAGATGAAATGGCTAAATCTTCTGCACCATTAGAAAAAATCAAAAGAAAAAGAATGGTAAGAGATGGTGATTTTGCAGTAATTGATTTTGAAGGTTTTGTTGATGGTGTTGCATTTGAGGGTGGAAAAGCTGAAAAGTATCCATTACAAATTGGTTCAAATTCATTTATCCCAGGATTTGAAGAGCAAATTATTGGTATGAAATATGAAGAAGAAAAAGAAGTAACTGTTACATTCCCAGAAGAGTATCAATCAAATGATTTAGCTGGAAAAGAAGCGGTATTTAAAGTAACTTTACATGAAATTCAAGAAAAAGTTGCAGCAGAAATTGATGATGAATTTGCTAAGAAAATGTTACCAAATGAAGAAGATGTAACTGTTGATACTTTAAAAGAAAAAATTAAAGAGCAACTTAAAAATGCTGAAATGGCTAAATATTATAGAGAAGAGTTAAAACCTCTTTATTTAGATAAATTAGTTGAAGAATTAAACTTTGCATTACCAAATTCTGTAATTGAGCAAGAGATTAATTATGCACTTAATAATAAAGTTAGATCTATGAGTGAAGAAGAGATTAAAGCTTTACAAGAAGATGCATCAAAAGTTGAGTCTATGAGAGAAGAGTTAAAAGAAGATGCTCAAAAATCTGTAAAAGCTACATTTATTGTTGATGCTTTAGCAAAAGCTGAGGGTATTGATGTAAGTGATCAAGAAGTAACACAAGTTATTTATTATGAAGCAATGCAAATGGGACAAAATCCTCAAGATGTATTAAAACAATACCAAGAAGCTGGATACTTACCAGCAATTAAAATGTCTATGATTGAAGATAAAGTTATTACAAAATTATTAGATGAAAAATTAGGAAAATAA
- a CDS encoding restriction endonuclease, which produces MLVAFKRYQIYTSITSSKFVAIERINNKKLVILDLSDELNKITKIRFQNHVKFNTKYKTNYLLEVEEEIEEKNDKLEYSVKYLRTINKSDILLDQWNRTKKVNELPIGSYMHLTNEEKYWAGEEKGNLTTNIIALIVLTVVIILSINYGWGAMLFSLPILPIIDWNYKSWRKSNKANINKLKELLSYKKSLIENKNDILNRTKSYFEKQLENYDTWKNLTPEKFEYAVAIWLNKQGYKLKVTQYSADGGIDLVGTDEDMKTTIVQVKKYIKNVGISVIREMIGVRQNHPDNPKTIVVSLVGFTSGAKVLANAENIILINIKDEIYEN; this is translated from the coding sequence ATGTTGGTAGCCTTCAAAAGGTATCAGATATATACATCTATTACTAGTAGTAAATTTGTAGCAATAGAACGTATAAATAATAAAAAATTAGTTATTCTTGATTTAAGCGATGAATTAAATAAAATAACTAAAATAAGATTTCAAAATCATGTTAAGTTTAATACTAAATATAAAACAAATTATTTATTAGAGGTTGAAGAAGAAATAGAAGAAAAAAATGATAAATTAGAGTATAGTGTAAAATATCTTAGAACAATCAATAAGAGTGATATTTTGTTAGACCAATGGAATAGAACAAAAAAAGTAAATGAACTTCCTATAGGCTCATATATGCATCTTACGAATGAAGAAAAATATTGGGCAGGAGAAGAGAAAGGTAACCTAACAACAAATATAATAGCATTAATTGTTTTAACTGTAGTTATAATTTTATCAATTAATTATGGTTGGGGTGCAATGCTTTTTTCTTTACCTATTTTGCCAATTATTGATTGGAATTATAAGTCTTGGAGAAAGAGCAATAAAGCAAATATTAATAAACTAAAAGAACTATTATCATATAAAAAATCCTTGATAGAAAATAAAAATGATATTTTAAATAGAACAAAATCATACTTTGAAAAACAATTGGAAAACTATGATACTTGGAAAAATTTAACTCCTGAGAAGTTTGAATATGCGGTAGCTATTTGGTTAAATAAACAAGGATATAAGTTAAAAGTAACACAATACTCTGCCGATGGAGGTATTGATTTAGTAGGGACTGATGAAGACATGAAAACCACAATTGTACAAGTAAAAAAATACATTAAAAATGTTGGTATATCGGTTATTAGAGAAATGATTGGTGTTAGACAGAATCATCCTGATAATCCTAAAACAATTGTAGTATCTTTAGTAGGATTTACTTCTGGAGCTAAAGTATTAGCTAATGCAGAAAATATTATATTAATTAATATAAAAGATGAAATTTATGAGAATTGA
- a CDS encoding tyrosine-type recombinase/integrase, producing MLLTKLIINFEFHCKYEKNLSEKTLNAYSIDLNQFIEYKNFKYLKILEIDKHLIKEYIGNLYAFNLKAKTIKRKIAVIKAFFNYLDYEDIIDINPFNKLKIAIKEPIRLPKTIELRDVKKLLSYLYKIKINFKEKQSYAYKALVRDIVIIELLFSTGVRVSELSNILDQDIDINIGIIKIKGKGDKERIIQVCDFEVKKLLKEYYKLFYEDINKIHFFLVNRLGNKISEQSIRLMINKYEKTVFTSKHLTPHMFRHSFATLLLEEGVDIRYIQNMLGHSSISTTEIYTKVNLKHQRKILKSKHPRKNFEFLK from the coding sequence TTGTTACTAACTAAATTAATAATAAATTTTGAATTTCATTGTAAGTATGAAAAGAATTTAAGTGAAAAAACACTTAATGCATATTCAATAGATTTAAATCAATTCATAGAATACAAAAATTTTAAATATTTGAAAATTTTAGAGATTGATAAACATTTAATTAAAGAGTATATTGGAAATTTATATGCTTTTAATCTTAAAGCAAAAACTATAAAAAGAAAGATTGCTGTTATAAAAGCTTTTTTTAACTATCTAGATTATGAAGATATTATAGATATTAATCCATTTAACAAATTAAAAATAGCTATTAAAGAACCTATTAGACTTCCAAAGACTATAGAATTAAGAGATGTAAAAAAGCTTCTTTCATACTTGTATAAAATTAAAATAAATTTTAAAGAAAAACAATCATATGCATACAAAGCATTAGTTAGAGATATTGTTATCATTGAATTACTTTTTAGTACAGGTGTTAGAGTATCTGAATTGTCAAATATCTTAGATCAAGATATAGACATTAATATAGGAATAATTAAAATAAAAGGTAAAGGTGATAAAGAAAGAATTATTCAAGTATGTGATTTTGAAGTAAAAAAACTTTTAAAAGAGTATTACAAATTATTTTATGAAGATATAAATAAAATTCATTTTTTTCTAGTAAATCGATTAGGAAATAAAATATCAGAACAATCAATTAGATTGATGATTAATAAATATGAAAAAACAGTATTCACAAGTAAACATCTAACTCCACATATGTTTAGGCACTCTTTTGCAACTTTACTTTTAGAAGAAGGAGTTGATATTAGATATATACAAAATATGCTAGGTCATTCTTCTATCTCTACAACAGAAATTTACACAAAAGTTAATTTAAAGCATCAACGAAAAATATTAAAATCAAAGCATCCAAGAAAAAATTTTGAATTTTTAAAGTAA
- a CDS encoding methyl-accepting chemotaxis protein encodes MQTLRSLYFRMTIVHYIGMIVLPLNAILYTENKIAQTIQVIIAIALIFHEFDERKNGKQLSSKLINFLKDMDNPNTKFDTNTSFSSEYSKIKEIIDLREKKQNIKQAEEKILINEAKEVMESLKKGVFLKKITKSSSNPFLEEFKNSVNDMINNTKENYEIINKQLIEYTNYDYTKNIKIDNLENSGEFLHMINSINSLKSAIVLMLNENKTNGQSLMNSSTKLLSSVNKLNETSTFTKNSIKDTSHDIQDVTEQIESIFNSTKHMSNLANTLTTYAFKGEDLASKTNNSIEQINDKVKDINKAITTIDQIAFQTNILSLNAAVEASTAGEAGKGFAVVAQEVRNLATKSAQAAKKIKKLVEDANIEANEGKTISNNMIEGYETLNTNINKTINYIKEVTTISKQQQNTIFKINEKVTSLNNEIETNSIISQTTNEIANDNTLLAKKIVEYTNNKLF; translated from the coding sequence ATGCAAACATTAAGATCATTATATTTTAGAATGACAATTGTACATTATATTGGTATGATTGTACTTCCTTTAAATGCAATACTTTATACAGAAAATAAAATCGCACAAACTATCCAAGTAATAATTGCTATTGCTTTAATATTTCATGAATTTGATGAAAGAAAAAATGGAAAACAATTATCTTCAAAACTTATAAATTTTCTAAAAGATATGGATAATCCAAATACTAAGTTTGATACAAATACATCATTTTCAAGTGAATATTCAAAAATAAAAGAGATAATTGATTTAAGAGAAAAAAAACAAAATATAAAACAAGCAGAAGAAAAAATACTAATAAATGAAGCAAAAGAAGTTATGGAAAGTTTAAAAAAAGGAGTTTTTTTAAAAAAAATCACAAAAAGTTCATCTAATCCTTTCTTAGAAGAGTTTAAAAATAGTGTAAATGATATGATTAATAATACAAAAGAAAATTATGAAATTATAAATAAACAATTAATAGAATATACAAATTATGATTATACAAAAAATATAAAAATTGATAACCTTGAAAATAGTGGTGAGTTCTTGCATATGATAAACTCAATAAATAGTTTAAAAAGTGCAATTGTTTTGATGCTAAATGAAAATAAAACAAATGGACAATCACTTATGAACTCTTCAACTAAACTTCTAAGTAGCGTAAACAAACTAAATGAAACATCAACATTTACAAAAAATAGTATAAAAGACACAAGTCATGATATTCAAGATGTTACAGAACAAATAGAAAGTATTTTTAATAGTACAAAGCATATGTCAAATCTTGCTAATACACTTACTACATATGCTTTTAAAGGTGAAGATTTAGCTTCAAAAACAAATAACTCAATAGAACAAATAAATGATAAAGTAAAAGATATTAATAAAGCTATTACAACAATCGATCAAATAGCCTTTCAAACAAATATTTTAAGTTTAAATGCAGCAGTTGAAGCAAGTACAGCTGGGGAAGCAGGAAAAGGCTTTGCAGTAGTTGCTCAAGAAGTTAGAAACTTAGCTACAAAAAGTGCTCAAGCAGCAAAGAAAATAAAAAAACTTGTAGAAGATGCTAATATAGAAGCAAATGAAGGAAAAACAATTTCAAATAATATGATTGAGGGATATGAAACATTAAATACTAATATTAATAAAACCATAAACTATATAAAAGAAGTTACAACGATATCAAAACAACAACAAAATACAATCTTTAAAATAAATGAAAAAGTAACTAGCTTAAATAATGAAATTGAAACCAATTCGATAATATCACAAACTACAAATGAAATTGCAAATGATAATACTTTACTTGCAAAAAAAATTGTAGAATATACAAATAATAAACTATTTTGA
- the clpP gene encoding ATP-dependent Clp endopeptidase proteolytic subunit ClpP, with protein MSYIPYVVEKSGRGERSYDIYSRLLKDRIIMLSGEINDQVASTVVAQLLFLEAEDPEKDIYIYINSPGGVITSGMSIYDTMNYIKPDVCTICVGQAASMGAFLLSSGTQGKRYSLPNSRIMIHQPLGGAQGQATDIQIQAKEIQRMKDSLNKIISEQTGQPLEVIEKDTDRDNFMSADEACTYGLIDKVITSHK; from the coding sequence ATGAGTTATATACCATACGTAGTTGAAAAAAGTGGAAGAGGCGAAAGAAGTTATGATATTTATTCAAGACTTCTAAAAGACAGAATTATTATGTTAAGTGGTGAAATTAATGATCAAGTAGCATCAACAGTAGTTGCACAATTATTGTTTTTAGAAGCAGAAGATCCAGAAAAAGATATTTATATTTATATCAACTCTCCAGGTGGAGTTATTACAAGTGGTATGTCAATCTATGATACTATGAATTATATTAAACCTGATGTTTGTACTATTTGTGTAGGTCAAGCTGCTTCAATGGGAGCATTTTTATTATCTTCTGGAACACAAGGTAAAAGATACTCTTTACCTAATTCTAGAATTATGATTCACCAACCACTAGGTGGAGCACAAGGTCAAGCCACTGATATTCAAATTCAAGCTAAAGAGATTCAAAGAATGAAAGATAGCTTAAATAAGATTATTTCTGAGCAAACAGGTCAACCTTTAGAAGTTATTGAAAAAGATACAGATAGAGATAACTTTATGAGTGCTGATGAAGCTTGCACATATGGGTTAATTGATAAAGTAATTACAAGTCATAAGTAA
- a CDS encoding vWA domain-containing protein, producing the protein MQFLYPNVLFFMLIPTILLAFFITTNKKSIQKVFTQEALNKLTVNNKFMNQNTRNILFFIAVILMLIALGRPVIEPKEQEIKQELISYTIALDTSKSMLADDIKPNRLTFAKNKLLKLLDLSKDKIASVILFSNSSYILSPLTKDITSLKQIVSRIDEKYTFDSGSSLQVAIKSASKLLKNMQTKNLIILTDGTDKNSFEKEIKLAKDYNINIYIITTASKERTPIRLENGKLLNDENGNIVTVALNENIKNLSLNTNGAYINYTIDDYDVKNIMKIVENNSKKQNTASEKFKVYTELFYYPLALALLILLIAFSSLPKSRFLPFILILFIQYDLKASITDFKTIDKAQEAYEKKDYEKAAKEFKKVAKTPQAYYNLANSLYKQKKFKQALENYKKVISSDESLEFKKLYNMGNSYAKLNQLEEAIRSYEKALKFKEDKQTRQNLDIVKDALKKQKKQDPKKSNKKNNKQKNKNNKNKNSKNNEDNKQENKKQNKQENDKQNSNQNQNTKNKKDEKNNSLKNSKNKETEKNKEVKENKEVKNEQKHENNNINSKEKKSQISKISEKEISNREEKKWLRQLEKKEIEVFLKKDEESNEKTKW; encoded by the coding sequence TTGCAATTTTTATATCCAAACGTACTATTTTTCATGTTAATACCAACAATATTATTGGCTTTTTTTATCACAACTAACAAAAAATCAATACAAAAAGTCTTTACACAAGAGGCATTAAATAAACTTACAGTTAACAATAAATTTATGAATCAAAACACAAGAAATATTCTATTTTTTATTGCAGTAATACTGATGCTTATTGCATTGGGAAGACCTGTAATAGAACCAAAAGAACAAGAAATAAAACAAGAATTAATCTCATATACAATTGCTTTAGATACATCAAAATCAATGCTAGCAGATGATATTAAGCCAAATAGATTAACTTTTGCAAAAAATAAACTTTTGAAGTTATTGGATTTATCTAAAGATAAAATTGCATCAGTTATTCTTTTTTCAAATTCATCTTATATTTTATCTCCATTGACAAAAGATATAACTTCACTTAAACAAATAGTTTCAAGAATAGATGAAAAATATACTTTTGATAGTGGTTCAAGTTTGCAAGTGGCTATAAAAAGTGCATCAAAGCTTCTAAAAAATATGCAAACAAAAAATCTTATAATTTTAACTGATGGAACAGATAAAAATAGTTTTGAAAAAGAGATAAAACTTGCAAAGGATTATAATATAAATATTTATATTATAACAACAGCAAGCAAAGAAAGAACGCCAATACGATTAGAAAATGGAAAACTTTTAAATGATGAGAATGGAAATATTGTAACTGTAGCATTAAATGAAAATATTAAAAATCTTAGTTTAAATACAAATGGAGCATATATAAACTATACAATTGATGATTATGATGTAAAAAACATCATGAAAATAGTTGAAAACAACTCAAAAAAACAAAATACTGCATCAGAAAAATTCAAAGTTTATACTGAACTATTTTATTATCCTTTAGCCCTAGCACTGTTAATTTTGCTAATAGCATTCTCTTCTTTGCCAAAAAGTAGATTCTTACCTTTTATTTTAATTTTATTTATACAATATGATTTAAAAGCTTCTATTACTGACTTTAAAACAATTGACAAAGCACAAGAAGCTTATGAAAAAAAAGATTATGAAAAAGCAGCTAAAGAGTTTAAAAAAGTTGCAAAAACTCCCCAAGCTTACTACAATCTTGCAAACTCACTTTATAAACAAAAAAAGTTTAAACAAGCATTAGAAAACTATAAAAAGGTTATAAGTTCAGATGAAAGCTTAGAGTTTAAAAAACTTTATAATATGGGAAATAGTTATGCCAAGCTAAATCAGCTAGAAGAAGCAATAAGAAGTTATGAAAAGGCATTAAAATTCAAAGAAGATAAGCAAACTAGACAAAATCTAGATATTGTAAAAGATGCTTTGAAAAAACAAAAAAAACAAGACCCTAAAAAGAGTAATAAAAAAAATAATAAGCAAAAGAATAAAAACAATAAAAATAAAAACAGTAAAAATAATGAAGATAATAAGCAAGAAAACAAAAAACAGAATAAGCAAGAAAATGATAAACAAAATTCTAATCAAAATCAAAATACTAAAAATAAAAAAGACGAAAAGAATAATTCTTTAAAAAATTCCAAAAATAAAGAAACTGAAAAAAACAAAGAAGTTAAAGAAAACAAAGAAGTTAAAAATGAGCAAAAACATGAAAACAACAACATAAACAGTAAAGAAAAAAAATCTCAAATATCAAAAATAAGTGAAAAAGAGATTTCAAATAGAGAAGAAAAAAAATGGCTAAGGCAATTAGAAAAAAAAGAGATTGAAGTATTTCTAAAAAAAGATGAAGAATCAAATGAAAAGACTAAATGGTAG
- a CDS encoding HNH endonuclease family protein has translation MNIELKEITIEELTKGYEDNEENGVFSYDRKLDIRPPYQREFVYADKQRNAVIDTIIKNFPLNVMYWAVKEDGKYEVIDGQQRTISICQYVEGDFSVSIGGFSQPRAFHNLQEDEKKRILNYKLMVYLCSGEDSEKLKWFETINIAGEKLSNQELRNAVFSGPWVSDAKRYFSKSNCPAKGIASSYISGKVNRQEYLETAIKWINNNDIEQYMKDHQHDPNANALWIYFQSVISWIETTFPNKREKFMKSVDWGTLYNEFKDTIYDTSKLENEIAQLVLDDEVQKKSGIYPYILTRNENYLSIRVFSDAVKQKVYEIQKGICVKCNKYFPIDQMEGDHITPWHEGGKTIEENCQMLCKDCNRAKSGK, from the coding sequence ATGAATATTGAGCTAAAAGAAATAACTATTGAAGAACTTACAAAAGGCTACGAAGATAATGAAGAAAATGGTGTTTTTAGTTATGATAGAAAGTTAGATATTCGTCCACCATATCAAAGAGAATTTGTTTATGCAGATAAACAAAGAAATGCTGTAATAGATACTATTATAAAAAATTTTCCTTTAAATGTAATGTACTGGGCTGTTAAAGAAGATGGAAAATATGAAGTCATTGATGGACAACAACGTACTATCTCTATATGTCAATATGTGGAAGGAGATTTTTCTGTCAGTATTGGTGGTTTTTCTCAACCTCGAGCTTTTCATAATCTTCAAGAAGATGAAAAGAAAAGAATTTTAAATTATAAGCTAATGGTTTATCTGTGTAGTGGAGAAGATAGTGAAAAATTAAAGTGGTTTGAAACTATCAATATTGCTGGCGAAAAGTTATCAAATCAAGAATTAAGAAATGCAGTTTTTTCTGGGCCATGGGTTTCTGATGCAAAAAGATATTTCAGTAAAAGTAATTGTCCTGCAAAAGGAATAGCTAGTAGTTATATAAGTGGAAAAGTTAATAGACAAGAATATTTAGAAACAGCAATAAAATGGATAAATAATAACGATATTGAACAGTATATGAAAGATCATCAGCATGATCCAAATGCCAATGCTCTTTGGATATATTTTCAAAGTGTTATATCCTGGATTGAAACCACTTTTCCAAATAAAAGAGAAAAATTTATGAAAAGTGTTGATTGGGGAACATTATACAATGAATTTAAAGATACTATATATGATACTAGTAAACTTGAAAATGAAATTGCACAATTAGTTTTAGACGATGAAGTACAAAAGAAAAGTGGAATATATCCTTATATATTAACACGTAATGAAAATTATCTTTCAATACGTGTATTTTCAGATGCTGTTAAACAAAAAGTTTATGAAATCCAAAAAGGTATTTGTGTTAAATGTAATAAATATTTTCCAATTGACCAAATGGAGGGGGACCATATTACACCTTGGCATGAAGGTGGCAAAACAATAGAAGAAAACTGTCAAATGCTTTGTAAAGATTGTAACCGAGCAAAATCTGGAAAATAA
- the def gene encoding peptide deformylase, which translates to MIREVITYPNKLLRTKSKDVEKFDEELHTLLDDMYETMILESGVGLAAIQVAVPLNVLIINLPDEYDIQNKEDLIEAINPVIVEKDGEQVNVEGCLSVPGFNEEVKRAQHIVVEFFDRFGKKHKIEAQDFIAVAWQHEMEHLTGHLFIENLSIIKRKKFEKEWKKKLKAKK; encoded by the coding sequence ATGATTAGAGAAGTTATAACATATCCTAACAAGCTACTTCGAACAAAATCAAAAGATGTGGAGAAGTTCGACGAAGAACTTCACACTCTTTTAGATGATATGTACGAAACAATGATTTTAGAAAGTGGAGTTGGACTTGCTGCTATACAAGTTGCAGTTCCCTTAAATGTTTTGATTATAAATCTTCCTGATGAGTATGATATTCAAAATAAAGAAGATTTAATAGAAGCAATTAATCCTGTAATTGTTGAAAAAGATGGTGAACAAGTAAATGTAGAAGGTTGCTTAAGTGTTCCTGGCTTCAATGAAGAAGTAAAAAGAGCTCAACATATAGTTGTAGAGTTTTTTGATAGATTTGGTAAAAAACATAAAATCGAAGCACAAGACTTTATAGCAGTTGCATGGCAACATGAAATGGAGCATTTAACTGGACATCTTTTTATAGAAAATTTATCTATTATTAAAAGAAAGAAGTTTGAAAAAGAGTGGAAGAAAAAGCTAAAAGCTAAAAAATAG
- a CDS encoding adenine-specific methyltransferase EcoRI family protein, translated as MNKKDLNKNLHKAKVNKEDEFYTQLTDIEKELKYYKKHFKNKVVYCNCDDPRVSNFFHYFSYNFEKLGLKKLITTCYQNQDMDLFTKSDSKQAIYLEYSGDKNNNSIPDIQEIGVNYLKGDGDFRSEESIELLKQADIVVTNPPFSLFREYIAQLIEYDKKFLIIGNQNAATTKETFSLIKENKIWLGYKSGDMEFKVPSHYEARKTRYRQDETGQKWRSLGNICWYTNLDIAKRHEDLILYKPYNKKDYANYENYSAINVDKVADIPMDYDGVMGVPVTFLSKYNPNQFEILGQTHSGDISKEVESLRTDVKKKHRGIIDGKQKYARILVRNKRL; from the coding sequence CTGAATAAAAAAGATTTGAACAAAAATTTACATAAAGCAAAAGTAAATAAGGAAGATGAATTTTATACTCAATTAACAGATATAGAAAAAGAGTTAAAATATTATAAAAAACACTTTAAAAATAAAGTAGTTTATTGTAATTGTGATGATCCAAGAGTTAGTAATTTTTTTCACTATTTTTCGTATAATTTTGAGAAGTTGGGTCTTAAAAAACTTATAACAACATGTTATCAAAATCAAGATATGGATCTATTTACCAAAAGTGATTCTAAACAAGCAATTTACTTGGAATATAGTGGTGATAAAAATAATAATAGTATTCCAGATATACAAGAAATAGGAGTAAATTATTTAAAAGGAGATGGTGATTTTAGAAGTGAAGAAAGTATTGAGTTATTAAAACAAGCAGATATAGTAGTTACAAATCCTCCCTTTTCTCTATTTCGTGAATATATAGCTCAACTCATAGAATATGATAAAAAATTTTTAATTATTGGAAATCAAAATGCTGCAACAACTAAAGAGACATTTTCCTTAATTAAAGAAAATAAAATATGGTTGGGTTATAAAAGTGGAGATATGGAATTTAAAGTTCCAAGCCATTATGAAGCAAGAAAAACAAGATATCGTCAAGATGAAACTGGACAAAAATGGCGAAGTTTAGGAAATATATGTTGGTATACAAACTTAGATATAGCAAAAAGGCATGAAGATTTAATCTTATATAAACCATATAATAAAAAAGACTATGCAAATTATGAAAATTATTCTGCAATTAATGTTGATAAAGTAGCAGATATTCCAATGGATTATGATGGTGTTATGGGTGTACCTGTAACTTTTCTAAGTAAATATAATCCAAATCAATTTGAAATTTTAGGTCAAACCCATAGTGGAGATATATCTAAAGAAGTTGAATCTTTGCGAACTGATGTCAAAAAAAAACACCGGGGGATTATTGATGGAAAACAAAAATACGCAAGAATATTAGTAAGGAATAAAAGATTATGA